Proteins found in one Phalacrocorax carbo chromosome 14, bPhaCar2.1, whole genome shotgun sequence genomic segment:
- the LOC104044351 gene encoding opsin-5-like isoform X1, protein MGNMSNSSVFISTLSKREDLIFGTLYSVFGIVSLSGNSLLLLVAYRKRSMLKPAEFFIVNLAISDLSMTVTLFPLATSSFFAHRWLFNQAVCTLYAFCGVLFGLCSLTSLTVLSTVCCLKVCYPAYGNKFSPCHAGVLLLCVWAYALIFATAPLAEWGSYGPEPYGTACCIAWTASSREATLYILALFIFCYLLPCLLILVSYSLILWTVRVSRRAVRQHTSPQRRARSVHSLVMKLSVAVSLGFLAAWTPYAVVALWAVLGDASQVPALAFVLSAVFAKSSTLYNPLVYLLFKPNFQRFLSRDVVLLRAMRTLLCCGCPRAVLQPFPSPGFGDRPGACRNCNDAFECFRNYPRCYKLPQAPGSAARRAPLAILADGAACQPALKRTVQVMVLVTRKRSGLGAANVVGDALPSDVMKDLL, encoded by the exons ATGGGAAATATGTCCAACTCCTCAGTGTTCATCTCCACCTTATCGAAGAGAGAAGACCTGATTTTTGGCACGCTCTATTCAGTCTTTG GCATCGTGTCCCTCTCTGGGAACTCGCTGCTCCTGCTGGTAGCCTATCGGAAGAGGTCCATGCTGAAGCCTGCCGAGTTCTTCATCGTCAATCTGGCCATCAGTGACCTGAGCATGACAGTGACGCTCTTCCCCTTGGCCACCTCCTCCTTCTTTGCACACAG GTGGCTGTTCAACCAGGCAGTGTGCACCCTCTATGCCTTCTGCGGGGTCTTGTTTGGGCTCTGCAGCCTCACCAGCCTGACGGTGCTCAGCACGGTTTGCTGCCTGAAGGTCTGTTACCCAGCATATG GCAACAAGTTCTCGCCCTGCCATGCCggagtgctgctgctgtgcgTCTGGGCATATGCCCTGATATTTGCCACAGCCCCCTTGGCCGAGTGGGGCAGCTACGGCCCCGAGCCCTACGGGACAGCCTGCTGCATCGCGTGGACAGCCTCGAGCAGGGAGGCCACACTCTACATCCTTGCCCTCTTCATCTTCTGCTAccttcttccctgcctcctcatCCTCGTCTCCTACTCGCTGATCCTCTGGACGGTGCGGGTGTCCCGGAGAGCCGTCAGGCAGCACACGTCCCCCCAGCGCAGAGCCCGCAGCGTGCACAGCCTGGTCATGAAG ctgAGCGTTGCCGTGTCCTTGGGGTTTCTGGCCGCCTGGACCCCTTACGCTGTTGTTGCCCTGTGGGCAGTGCTCGGCGACGCCAGCCAGGTGCCGGCGCTGGCCTTCGTGCTGTCGGCCGTCTTTGCCAAGTCCTCCACGCTCTACAACCCCCTGGTGTACCTGCTCTTCAAGCCCAACTTCCAGAGGTTCCTCTCGAGGGACGTAGTGCTCCTCCGGGCCATGCGCACCCTCCTCTGCTGCGGCTGCCCGCGTGCCGTGCTCCAGCCCTTCCCGTCCCCGGGCTTCGGTGACCGCCCTGGCGCTTGCAGAAACTGCAATGACGCTTTCGAGTGTTTCCGTAACTACCCCAGGTGCTACAAACTCCCGCAGGCGCCCGGCAGCGCGGCCCGGCGTGCTCCCCTGGCAATCCTGGCCGATGGAGCTGCTTGCCAGCCGGCGCTGAAGAGGACGGTGCAGGTGATGGTGCTTGTCACACGGAAGAGGTCGGGCCTGGGCGCTGCGAACGTGGTGGGGGACGCCCTGCCCTCGGACGTCATGAAGGACCTTCTCTGA
- the LOC104044351 gene encoding opsin-5-like isoform X2 yields MLKPAEFFIVNLAISDLSMTVTLFPLATSSFFAHRWLFNQAVCTLYAFCGVLFGLCSLTSLTVLSTVCCLKVCYPAYGNKFSPCHAGVLLLCVWAYALIFATAPLAEWGSYGPEPYGTACCIAWTASSREATLYILALFIFCYLLPCLLILVSYSLILWTVRVSRRAVRQHTSPQRRARSVHSLVMKLSVAVSLGFLAAWTPYAVVALWAVLGDASQVPALAFVLSAVFAKSSTLYNPLVYLLFKPNFQRFLSRDVVLLRAMRTLLCCGCPRAVLQPFPSPGFGDRPGACRNCNDAFECFRNYPRCYKLPQAPGSAARRAPLAILADGAACQPALKRTVQVMVLVTRKRSGLGAANVVGDALPSDVMKDLL; encoded by the exons ATGCTGAAGCCTGCCGAGTTCTTCATCGTCAATCTGGCCATCAGTGACCTGAGCATGACAGTGACGCTCTTCCCCTTGGCCACCTCCTCCTTCTTTGCACACAG GTGGCTGTTCAACCAGGCAGTGTGCACCCTCTATGCCTTCTGCGGGGTCTTGTTTGGGCTCTGCAGCCTCACCAGCCTGACGGTGCTCAGCACGGTTTGCTGCCTGAAGGTCTGTTACCCAGCATATG GCAACAAGTTCTCGCCCTGCCATGCCggagtgctgctgctgtgcgTCTGGGCATATGCCCTGATATTTGCCACAGCCCCCTTGGCCGAGTGGGGCAGCTACGGCCCCGAGCCCTACGGGACAGCCTGCTGCATCGCGTGGACAGCCTCGAGCAGGGAGGCCACACTCTACATCCTTGCCCTCTTCATCTTCTGCTAccttcttccctgcctcctcatCCTCGTCTCCTACTCGCTGATCCTCTGGACGGTGCGGGTGTCCCGGAGAGCCGTCAGGCAGCACACGTCCCCCCAGCGCAGAGCCCGCAGCGTGCACAGCCTGGTCATGAAG ctgAGCGTTGCCGTGTCCTTGGGGTTTCTGGCCGCCTGGACCCCTTACGCTGTTGTTGCCCTGTGGGCAGTGCTCGGCGACGCCAGCCAGGTGCCGGCGCTGGCCTTCGTGCTGTCGGCCGTCTTTGCCAAGTCCTCCACGCTCTACAACCCCCTGGTGTACCTGCTCTTCAAGCCCAACTTCCAGAGGTTCCTCTCGAGGGACGTAGTGCTCCTCCGGGCCATGCGCACCCTCCTCTGCTGCGGCTGCCCGCGTGCCGTGCTCCAGCCCTTCCCGTCCCCGGGCTTCGGTGACCGCCCTGGCGCTTGCAGAAACTGCAATGACGCTTTCGAGTGTTTCCGTAACTACCCCAGGTGCTACAAACTCCCGCAGGCGCCCGGCAGCGCGGCCCGGCGTGCTCCCCTGGCAATCCTGGCCGATGGAGCTGCTTGCCAGCCGGCGCTGAAGAGGACGGTGCAGGTGATGGTGCTTGTCACACGGAAGAGGTCGGGCCTGGGCGCTGCGAACGTGGTGGGGGACGCCCTGCCCTCGGACGTCATGAAGGACCTTCTCTGA